A portion of the Deltaproteobacteria bacterium genome contains these proteins:
- a CDS encoding DUF3604 domain-containing protein, translating to MVKKKPNVSIFLLVTLLVVVWSCTRVDEPKEKAPAEKAAPAEAEKPAVEGEKKAEPTIAGEVRHTKLYWGDTHLHTSYSPDAYLMQNRSADPDTAYRYAKGFPVIHPYHKARIQIHTSLDFLVVSDHGEYMGVVPKILQGDPLVANTEAGKRFRKLADEGREFEAFAELIAQVNAGVPDTDFNSPEINRTVWGEIMDAAERHNEPGKFTAFLGWEWSSTPNGANLHRVIFMREGKDKGKMFIPYTSFDSTKPEKLWKWLETTSEKAGANFLAIPHNSNISKGLMFPLMDSEGNPITKEYGETRMRWEPVVEMTQIKGDSETHSSLTPTDEFADYETYEHVIAVGEHAGTPKADEGDYARSALKRGLKIEGDTGANPYKFGMIGSTDSHSGMASAEEDNFHGKFALDSTPETSSREVIPGARGFDMSAAGLVAVWAEENTRESLFDAFQRKEVYATTGPRIQVRFFGGWDYTPEDAEVADPAETGYRKGVPMGGDLTAAPEGKKPTFLISAMKDPNGANLDRVQVIKGWVDKDGNLQEKIYDAALSGGRKAGKDGKAPPVGNTVDQETATYTNSIGDAGLAVVWTDPDFDPGVRAFYYVRVLQIPTPRHSLYDAIALGMDPKETGHPATIQERAYTSPIWYTP from the coding sequence ATGGTAAAGAAAAAGCCCAATGTGAGCATCTTTTTGTTGGTCACACTTTTGGTGGTCGTCTGGTCCTGCACCCGGGTGGATGAGCCGAAGGAGAAAGCCCCAGCGGAAAAGGCTGCTCCTGCCGAAGCCGAAAAACCGGCCGTCGAAGGAGAGAAAAAGGCGGAACCGACCATTGCGGGTGAGGTGCGGCACACCAAACTCTACTGGGGCGACACGCACCTTCACACTTCATACTCTCCCGATGCATACCTGATGCAGAACCGGAGTGCGGACCCTGACACGGCTTACCGCTATGCCAAGGGCTTCCCCGTCATACATCCATATCACAAGGCGAGAATCCAGATTCATACCTCCCTCGATTTCCTCGTGGTATCGGATCACGGCGAGTATATGGGTGTGGTACCCAAGATCCTGCAGGGCGATCCCCTCGTGGCCAACACCGAGGCGGGGAAACGTTTCAGGAAACTGGCCGATGAGGGGAGGGAGTTCGAGGCTTTTGCCGAATTGATCGCCCAGGTCAATGCCGGGGTCCCCGACACTGACTTCAACTCACCGGAGATCAACCGCACGGTCTGGGGGGAGATCATGGACGCTGCGGAGCGGCACAATGAACCGGGGAAGTTCACCGCCTTCCTGGGGTGGGAATGGTCCTCCACGCCGAACGGAGCGAACCTTCACCGGGTTATCTTCATGCGCGAGGGGAAAGACAAAGGCAAAATGTTCATCCCTTACACCTCCTTCGACAGCACCAAGCCCGAAAAGTTGTGGAAGTGGCTGGAGACGACCTCTGAAAAGGCGGGGGCAAACTTTCTCGCCATCCCTCACAATTCCAATATCAGCAAGGGACTCATGTTCCCTCTCATGGACAGCGAGGGAAATCCCATCACGAAGGAGTACGGGGAAACCCGCATGCGCTGGGAGCCGGTGGTGGAGATGACCCAGATAAAGGGGGATTCGGAGACCCATTCGAGCCTTACGCCTACCGACGAATTTGCTGATTATGAGACCTACGAGCATGTTATCGCCGTCGGTGAGCACGCAGGGACACCCAAAGCGGATGAGGGCGACTACGCCCGGTCAGCCCTGAAGCGGGGCCTGAAGATCGAAGGGGATACCGGAGCAAACCCCTACAAGTTCGGCATGATCGGTTCAACAGATTCACACTCGGGAATGGCATCCGCGGAAGAGGACAATTTCCACGGCAAGTTTGCTCTCGACTCCACCCCTGAGACGAGCAGCAGAGAGGTGATTCCCGGGGCCAGGGGCTTTGACATGAGCGCTGCCGGTCTGGTAGCGGTGTGGGCGGAAGAGAACACGCGGGAGTCACTCTTCGACGCATTCCAACGCAAGGAGGTATACGCGACCACGGGGCCGCGGATCCAGGTCCGCTTCTTCGGCGGCTGGGATTACACGCCGGAAGATGCAGAAGTTGCGGACCCGGCCGAGACCGGCTACCGGAAAGGCGTACCCATGGGGGGCGACCTGACCGCCGCGCCCGAAGGCAAGAAGCCCACGTTCCTCATCAGTGCCATGAAGGATCCAAACGGGGCAAACCTGGACAGAGTTCAGGTCATCAAGGGGTGGGTAGACAAGGATGGGAACCTCCAGGAGAAGATCTACGACGCCGCCCTGTCAGGCGGACGGAAGGCCGGGAAGGATGGAAAAGCCCCCCCTGTGGGGAACACGGTGGACCAGGAGACCGCTACTTACACAAATTCCATCGGTGATGCCGGTCTGGCCGTGGTTTGGACCGATCCCGACTTCGATCCGGGAGTGCGCGCATTCTACTACGTGCGGGTGCTGCAGATCCCCACGCCGCGCCATTCCCTCTACGATGCTATAGCCCTGGGTATGGACCCGAAGGAAACCGGCCATCCGGCTACCATACAGGAGCGGGCGTACACCAGCCCGATCTGGTACACGCCCTGA
- a CDS encoding beta-phosphoglucomutase family hydrolase produces the protein MTITRDRFDAVLFDLDGVLTATAKIHAACWKRAFDEFLRSRSGVEKEAFEPFDIATDYVRYVDGKLRYDGVRGFLESRGIHLPEGDPAEPPNFDTICGVGNLKEKMVREALETEGVEVFDGSVALVRTLREKGIKTAVVSASKNCRAVLQAAGIEDLFEARVDGVVAEQLSLPGKPAPDTYLKAAEMLGVEPGRAVVVEDAISGVQAGRDGGFGLVIGVDRKGDAGLLREHGADLVVVDLGELVQ, from the coding sequence GTGACCATAACCCGGGATCGCTTTGATGCGGTCCTCTTCGATCTGGACGGTGTGCTCACGGCAACTGCGAAGATTCACGCAGCCTGCTGGAAGAGGGCTTTCGACGAATTTCTCCGCAGCAGGAGCGGCGTGGAAAAAGAGGCCTTCGAGCCTTTCGACATCGCCACCGATTACGTGCGGTACGTTGACGGAAAGCTCCGGTACGACGGTGTTCGTGGCTTCCTCGAGTCTAGAGGTATCCATCTTCCCGAGGGTGACCCCGCCGAGCCCCCGAACTTCGATACCATCTGCGGCGTGGGAAATCTCAAGGAGAAGATGGTCAGGGAGGCCCTCGAAACGGAAGGGGTCGAAGTCTTCGACGGCAGCGTTGCCCTCGTGCGCACGCTGAGGGAGAAGGGCATAAAAACGGCCGTGGTCTCGGCGAGCAAGAACTGCCGGGCCGTTCTTCAGGCTGCAGGCATCGAGGATCTCTTCGAGGCCCGTGTAGATGGAGTCGTTGCCGAGCAGTTGAGCCTGCCCGGCAAACCGGCACCCGACACGTACCTGAAGGCGGCGGAGATGCTCGGGGTCGAACCGGGCCGGGCTGTGGTTGTGGAAGATGCCATTTCCGGGGTCCAGGCAGGGAGGGATGGCGGCTTCGGTCTCGTAATCGGAGTAGACCGGAAGGGGGATGCCGGGCTTTTGCGTGAGCACGGCGCCGACTTGGTGGTTGTCGACCTGGGGGAACTTGTCCAGTGA
- a CDS encoding glycoside hydrolase family 65 protein encodes MIHRERIVPPRHVYSGDEWSFVEKKFYPRFLPQMETVFSIGNGYIGMRGNFEEGSPAHLAGTYVNGFYESWPIVYGEEAYGFAKHGQTMLNVPDAKIIKLFVDDEPFYLPTANLLAFERSLNMKEGALDREILWETPSGKHISIKSRRLVSFKHRHLAAISYRVTVKNANVPVVISSEVIDHLIGVESEFDPRKAQILEKRVLINDSTTIDDHRILLGYRTENSGMTLACGVDHEMRTDCAYTTAGEKSEDGGKIVFSIEAKAGVPIGLTKYITYHTSRRVPSAELVSRAGRTLDRARGQGFESILKEQRGFLDDFWEKGDVRVEASPKAPRGTREIQQAIRFNLFHVMQAAARAEGTGIPAKGLTGQAYEGHYFWDIEVYVLPFLIYTAPRIARNLLKLRHSMLDKARNRAREVNQTGALFPWRTINGDEASAYYAAGTAQYHINADIMYALKKYVEVTGDYEFLHDSGSEMLVETARLWRDLGHFNAKKAGKFCINGVTGPDEYNTVVDNNAFTNLMARENLRYAAETVELLKREKPDKLAVLVDRTGLDLSEVEEWKKAADMMYIPYDEERGIHLQDDSFQNKERWDFENTPREKYPLLLHYHPLVIYRYRVIKQADMVLAMFLLGNEFTLEEKKRNFDYYDDLTTGDSSLSVCIQSIVAAEVGDMEKSLEYARYALLMDLADVGGNVADGCHIASMGGTWMILVYGLAGMRDYGGRISFKPRLYDRIDRLRFHLTIRGQTLGVDIDRDFATYTLVDGDGLSIFHEDREIRLSPDQPAAKRPLSGPANV; translated from the coding sequence ATGATCCACCGCGAGCGTATCGTCCCACCGCGCCATGTATACTCAGGCGACGAGTGGAGTTTCGTGGAGAAGAAATTCTACCCCCGATTTCTCCCTCAGATGGAGACGGTTTTCTCTATTGGAAACGGGTACATAGGCATGCGCGGGAACTTTGAGGAGGGCTCCCCCGCACACCTTGCAGGTACCTACGTCAACGGTTTTTACGAGTCCTGGCCCATCGTGTACGGTGAAGAGGCTTACGGGTTCGCCAAGCACGGCCAGACCATGCTGAACGTGCCGGACGCCAAGATCATAAAGCTCTTCGTCGATGATGAGCCCTTTTACCTTCCCACGGCAAACCTGCTCGCCTTCGAGCGCAGCCTGAACATGAAGGAGGGCGCCCTGGACCGCGAGATCCTCTGGGAGACACCCTCTGGAAAGCACATCTCCATTAAATCCCGCCGGCTCGTGTCGTTCAAGCACCGCCACCTTGCGGCAATCTCCTACCGGGTAACGGTGAAAAACGCAAATGTACCGGTCGTCATATCTTCGGAAGTGATCGACCACCTGATCGGCGTGGAGAGCGAGTTCGACCCGCGGAAGGCCCAGATATTAGAGAAAAGGGTTCTCATCAATGATTCCACAACCATCGACGATCACCGCATCCTCCTCGGATACAGAACGGAGAACAGCGGGATGACCCTCGCCTGCGGGGTCGATCACGAAATGAGGACCGACTGCGCCTATACCACTGCAGGTGAGAAGAGCGAAGACGGGGGTAAAATCGTTTTTTCCATAGAGGCGAAGGCCGGCGTTCCCATCGGCCTTACGAAGTACATCACCTACCACACGTCGAGGAGGGTGCCCTCTGCAGAGCTGGTGAGCCGTGCAGGGAGGACCCTGGACCGTGCCCGCGGGCAGGGGTTCGAGAGTATCCTGAAGGAACAGCGGGGGTTCCTCGATGATTTCTGGGAAAAGGGCGATGTCCGGGTCGAGGCCAGCCCGAAGGCGCCCCGCGGGACCAGGGAGATTCAGCAGGCAATCCGCTTCAATCTGTTTCACGTGATGCAGGCTGCGGCGAGGGCGGAGGGCACGGGAATTCCGGCCAAAGGTCTCACCGGCCAGGCCTACGAGGGGCACTACTTCTGGGATATAGAGGTCTATGTGCTCCCCTTCCTCATTTACACGGCCCCCCGCATCGCCAGGAACCTGCTGAAGCTTCGCCACAGTATGCTGGATAAGGCGAGGAACCGGGCCCGCGAGGTCAATCAGACGGGAGCACTTTTTCCCTGGCGGACCATCAACGGGGACGAGGCTTCTGCCTACTATGCCGCCGGCACCGCACAGTACCACATCAACGCCGACATCATGTACGCCCTGAAAAAGTACGTCGAGGTTACCGGCGATTACGAGTTTCTCCACGACAGCGGTTCCGAGATGCTCGTTGAAACCGCCAGGCTCTGGAGGGATCTGGGGCATTTCAACGCCAAGAAAGCAGGAAAGTTCTGCATCAACGGCGTGACGGGGCCAGACGAATACAACACGGTTGTCGACAACAACGCCTTTACCAACCTCATGGCCCGGGAGAACCTGCGGTACGCGGCGGAGACTGTGGAGCTGCTCAAGAGAGAGAAGCCGGATAAATTGGCCGTCCTGGTGGACAGGACGGGCCTCGATCTCTCTGAAGTGGAAGAGTGGAAAAAGGCGGCCGATATGATGTACATCCCGTACGATGAAGAAAGGGGAATTCACCTGCAGGACGACAGCTTCCAGAACAAAGAGCGGTGGGACTTCGAAAACACACCCCGGGAAAAGTATCCCCTCCTCCTGCATTATCACCCCCTCGTCATCTATCGATATCGGGTGATAAAACAGGCCGATATGGTCCTTGCCATGTTTCTGCTGGGAAATGAATTCACCCTGGAGGAGAAAAAGCGGAACTTCGACTACTACGACGACCTCACCACGGGCGACTCCTCCCTGTCCGTGTGCATTCAGAGTATCGTGGCCGCCGAGGTCGGCGACATGGAGAAGTCCCTGGAATACGCCCGGTATGCCCTCCTGATGGACCTGGCCGACGTGGGGGGCAACGTGGCCGACGGATGCCACATCGCTTCCATGGGCGGAACCTGGATGATACTGGTTTACGGGCTGGCAGGGATGCGCGACTACGGTGGGAGAATTTCATTCAAACCGAGATTGTATGACAGGATAGACAGGCTGCGCTTTCATCTCACGATTCGCGGCCAGACCCTCGGTGTTGATATCGATCGTGATTTTGCAACCTACACCCTCGTTGATGGGGACGGGTTGTCCATTTTTCACGAAGACAGGGAAATCCGCCTCTCACCAGACCAGCCGGCAGCGAAGAGACCCCTCTCCGGGCCGGCGAATGTGTAA